From Candidatus Rubrimentiphilum sp., one genomic window encodes:
- a CDS encoding S41 family peptidase, with amino-acid sequence MPAPIRAFIVVLAITAAFFAGALYFGAHGGFGAASDTGAPSLAQQVASLTYNFGNRSAADDELIQTIYHLVDRAYYRDVNPQILVKGERTALLAYLNDALKKKNIRAALPQATAGGGESQAVAALESQLAYAQTHYAPLGVAASDLTQAALAGMLKPLDPYTEYLTPQAIGALNETLNGGDFGGIGVFIYQLKNGGVLLQPIPDLPAARAGMRGGEIVETIDGHQIRGFPIERVEKMIRGDEGTQVLLKTHPYKGTVAHTFSITREIIHVPTVNAKMEGNYDYIRLSDFGQTSAAEIRKALVAGKAKGAKGYILDLRFNGGGLLDAAVDISSLFVPHGTIVTEIDRAGDRDTKTANGSYIDGVRPLVVLVNGFTASSSEITAGALQDYKLATLIGTKTYGKGVVQGIYTMPNGGALKITTQRYLTPAGRDIQHKGIVPDQTVTQKLDFRLVDTPADKQLQAAKAYLDRFTR; translated from the coding sequence ATGCCGGCCCCGATTCGCGCTTTCATCGTCGTGCTTGCCATCACGGCCGCGTTCTTCGCGGGCGCGCTGTATTTCGGCGCGCACGGCGGATTCGGAGCAGCGAGCGACACCGGTGCGCCGTCGCTCGCGCAGCAAGTCGCTTCGCTCACGTATAATTTCGGCAACCGCAGCGCGGCCGACGACGAGTTGATTCAAACGATCTATCACCTGGTTGATCGCGCATATTACAGGGACGTCAATCCGCAGATCTTGGTGAAAGGCGAACGCACGGCTCTGCTCGCCTATTTAAATGATGCGTTGAAAAAGAAAAATATTCGCGCCGCGCTTCCGCAAGCGACTGCGGGCGGCGGTGAAAGCCAAGCCGTAGCCGCCCTCGAGAGCCAGCTCGCATACGCGCAGACGCATTATGCGCCGCTTGGAGTGGCTGCGTCCGATCTTACGCAAGCTGCGCTGGCCGGCATGCTGAAGCCGCTCGATCCGTATACCGAGTACCTTACGCCCCAGGCGATTGGCGCGTTGAACGAAACGCTGAACGGCGGCGATTTCGGCGGCATCGGTGTCTTCATCTATCAGTTGAAGAACGGCGGCGTGCTGCTGCAGCCGATCCCGGACTTGCCGGCGGCTCGCGCGGGCATGCGCGGCGGCGAGATCGTGGAGACCATCGACGGGCACCAGATTCGCGGCTTCCCCATCGAGCGAGTCGAGAAGATGATTCGCGGTGACGAGGGCACTCAGGTGCTGCTCAAGACTCATCCTTATAAAGGAACCGTGGCCCACACGTTCAGTATCACGCGCGAGATCATTCACGTGCCGACCGTCAATGCCAAGATGGAAGGCAACTACGACTACATTCGCCTGAGCGATTTCGGCCAGACGTCGGCAGCCGAGATTCGGAAAGCGCTGGTCGCCGGAAAAGCCAAGGGAGCGAAGGGTTACATTCTCGACTTGCGCTTCAACGGCGGCGGCCTGCTCGATGCGGCGGTGGACATCTCCAGCCTCTTTGTTCCGCACGGCACCATCGTTACGGAGATCGATCGCGCGGGCGACCGGGATACGAAGACCGCCAACGGTTCGTACATCGACGGGGTGCGGCCGCTCGTCGTTTTGGTGAACGGCTTCACGGCCAGTTCATCCGAGATCACCGCCGGCGCGCTGCAAGACTACAAACTCGCCACGCTCATCGGAACGAAGACGTACGGAAAAGGCGTGGTTCAGGGTATCTATACGATGCCCAACGGGGGAGCGCTCAAGATCACGACCCAGCGCTACCTTACTCCGGCGGGACGCGACATCCAGCACAAGGGAATCGTCCCCGACCAGACCGTCACGCAAAAACTCGACTTCAGGCTCGTGGACACGCCCGCCGACAAACAATTACAAGCCGCAAAGGCATATCTGGACCGCTTTACGCGTTAG
- a CDS encoding S41 family peptidase, whose amino-acid sequence MNRLIALVSVVAFLTAAAPQQIAPLDASQIQFSYEKLRADFYKKTDPQAIVNGARLEIGRQLCFAGAKTDNAKRACVTSMTTSLPPIFAADTSARTARAVTHEVDIATRLAHGKVSSHQFAYAAIAGMLNSVHDKYTVFLTPKEYADLNQGLDGGSFAGTGIVIEVDDATKYIDVSNVVPDGPADKAGVQEGDVITAIDGLSTKNMTLPKASSHLRGQLATPVKLTIVRGGQPLPAPVTIVRQQIHELSVYEKMLPGKIGYVELTVFGSNTGAELQQALDRLQKEGARALVLDLRDNGGGYLDAAIDVSSKFIASGPIVSVESRASNVTTYEAEDTAIPPIPLAVLVNNHTASASEITTAAIQDSGVGTVIGTKTYGKGVVQEIVRLPDGSAIKITDARYLTPHNRDINLIGITPDIAVIQNTGTGFKFGDPARDAQLGRAVQFLNDKIAHSSD is encoded by the coding sequence ATGAACCGTCTTATCGCCCTGGTCAGCGTAGTCGCCTTTCTTACGGCGGCAGCCCCCCAACAGATCGCTCCGCTGGACGCCAGCCAAATCCAGTTCAGCTATGAAAAATTGCGGGCGGACTTCTATAAGAAGACCGATCCGCAGGCGATCGTGAACGGCGCACGTTTGGAGATCGGCAGACAGCTCTGCTTCGCCGGCGCCAAAACCGATAACGCCAAGCGCGCCTGCGTTACAAGCATGACGACCAGTCTTCCGCCGATTTTCGCCGCGGACACCTCGGCGCGCACCGCGCGGGCAGTGACCCACGAGGTTGACATCGCGACGCGGCTGGCGCACGGTAAAGTGTCCTCGCATCAGTTCGCGTACGCGGCCATCGCCGGCATGCTGAACTCGGTGCACGATAAGTACACGGTCTTCCTTACGCCGAAAGAATACGCCGACCTCAATCAGGGCTTGGACGGCGGCTCGTTCGCCGGCACGGGCATCGTCATCGAAGTCGACGACGCGACGAAGTACATCGACGTCAGCAACGTCGTTCCCGACGGTCCGGCCGACAAAGCCGGCGTTCAGGAAGGCGACGTGATTACGGCGATCGACGGCCTTTCCACCAAGAACATGACGCTGCCGAAGGCTTCATCGCACCTGCGCGGTCAGCTCGCAACGCCCGTAAAACTGACGATCGTGCGCGGCGGGCAACCGCTGCCGGCGCCGGTTACGATCGTACGCCAGCAAATTCACGAACTCTCCGTCTATGAAAAAATGCTGCCCGGCAAAATCGGGTACGTCGAACTCACCGTCTTCGGAAGCAACACGGGCGCCGAGCTCCAGCAGGCGCTGGATCGTCTGCAGAAAGAGGGCGCACGCGCGCTCGTGCTCGACTTGCGCGATAACGGTGGCGGCTATCTGGACGCGGCCATCGACGTCAGCTCGAAGTTCATCGCGAGCGGGCCGATCGTTTCGGTCGAGTCGCGCGCTTCAAACGTGACGACGTACGAAGCTGAAGACACCGCAATTCCGCCGATTCCGCTTGCCGTGCTGGTGAACAATCACACCGCCTCGGCCTCGGAGATCACGACAGCTGCGATCCAAGACAGCGGCGTCGGAACGGTCATCGGGACCAAGACCTACGGCAAGGGCGTCGTGCAAGAGATCGTGCGGCTGCCGGACGGCTCCGCCATCAAGATCACGGACGCACGCTACCTGACGCCGCACAACCGCGACATCAATCTCATCGGGATTACGCCCGACATCGCGGTCATCCAAAACACGGGCACCGGCTTCAAGTTCGGCGATCCGGCACGCGATGCGCAGCTGGGCCGCGCCGTCCAATTCTTGAACGACAAGATCGCGCACAGCTCGGACTAA
- a CDS encoding HAD-IB family phosphatase, translating to MAVTHVFVDYDGTVTDVDTFDVLVERFAGPDDWARLEAHLQGGSMSLRDVLAAQASFVRGSIDEADLFLAKSTRIDPAFQPFAERCKRAGIKLTIVSSGIAPLIERALARGGIDVPVLANEVTASADGWVMHFRDDSENGHDKAAAVRAAAAGGTVAYVGDGYSDYDGALEAQVRFAKRGRSLERFLRARHVPFTPFTSFAEVEKALFS from the coding sequence ATCGCCGTAACGCACGTCTTCGTCGATTACGACGGGACGGTGACCGACGTCGATACGTTCGATGTACTCGTCGAGCGCTTTGCGGGTCCGGATGATTGGGCGCGTTTGGAAGCGCACTTGCAGGGCGGCTCGATGTCGCTTCGCGACGTGTTGGCCGCGCAAGCGAGCTTCGTGCGCGGATCCATTGACGAAGCCGATCTCTTTCTTGCCAAGTCAACCCGGATCGATCCGGCATTCCAACCCTTCGCCGAACGCTGCAAACGTGCCGGCATCAAGCTCACGATCGTCAGTTCCGGAATAGCGCCGCTGATCGAACGCGCGCTGGCGCGTGGCGGCATCGATGTACCGGTGTTGGCGAACGAGGTCACGGCCTCAGCGGACGGTTGGGTAATGCATTTTCGCGACGATTCCGAAAACGGTCACGACAAAGCTGCAGCCGTACGCGCGGCCGCGGCCGGCGGAACTGTCGCGTATGTCGGCGACGGATACTCGGATTACGACGGCGCGCTCGAAGCGCAGGTACGCTTCGCCAAGCGCGGGCGCAGCCTCGAGCGCTTTCTGCGCGCGCGGCACGTGCCGTTCACGCCGTTCACCTCATTCGCAGAGGTGGAGAAAGCGCTGTTTTCTTAG
- a CDS encoding Rne/Rng family ribonuclease, whose product MSTEILISSDPWENRVAILEDKVLAELYIEREEKVIGSIYKGKVQNVLPGMGASFVDIGLGRNAFLYVDDINKTPLNIGDVEITQGRSGWTISEKVNRGDDVLVQIVKEPRGLKGARISTNISLPGRYLILMPTGKYSGVSRKIGTAEERNRLKAVMKRIRPEGMATVVRTAAAGVSEAELIADLGVLIRMWHGILEMYKRAAAPALLHKDMNLVYKAARDFISADVDKVLIDNEEEYRKVQSFLQLLGPQYLDRVSYYSGGSALFTDYKIDEELQRLMKPKINLPSGGSIVIETTEALTVIDVNSGKFTGGKNLEDTIVKTNIEAAAEIARQVRLRDIGGMIVCDFIDMGSEGARNKVIAVLEEGLRRDRTRATIQSFSNLGLLEFTRKRVGKDLSSQLRGACPDCNGLGTVMSAQSVAIDTLRKIRTQHLINGNKQLLIETSPTVAAQLEFWYEEEARTLAEQVGATIHVRVDPLLHPEDVRVRSVQEVPPDGAVRVGDEREVDLLPGRLPNPTSAATVLGTRIVEVENGANMAGQTARIKVIDVEDDKALAELAAAVPGEKKKRRRRRGGKALTSAEQAEQLRELAEEAAKQSSARPPIGITTITEEEEREDKAIVAEAKAERAPEAILIGEAEVHEPGGGRRRRRRRRGGRGRGGAGLAREAAQVGIPPTSAVAQVEIQTTPPPQQLPAGEGDQTHRRRRRRRRGGRGRGGHGQVQGQGAPFPNAPAPPPPVPERHIFRVARDGRAEPTGQTAAPQPIRAIAPWNRKLQPPAVEPPPPVLHAPEEVVQPTKPARRRRTAKTAVAALNAAPAEEKPKRTRTRKTTAVKSTARKKKSP is encoded by the coding sequence TTGTCAACCGAGATCCTCATATCGAGCGATCCCTGGGAAAACCGGGTCGCAATCCTCGAGGACAAGGTCCTCGCCGAACTCTACATCGAGCGTGAAGAAAAAGTTATCGGCTCGATCTACAAAGGAAAAGTTCAAAACGTTCTGCCCGGAATGGGCGCAAGTTTCGTCGACATCGGATTGGGACGCAATGCGTTTCTTTACGTTGACGACATCAACAAAACGCCGCTGAATATCGGCGACGTCGAAATCACGCAAGGACGCAGCGGCTGGACGATTAGCGAAAAGGTTAATCGCGGCGACGACGTTCTCGTGCAAATCGTGAAAGAGCCGCGCGGGCTCAAAGGCGCGCGCATCAGCACGAACATCTCACTGCCCGGCCGCTATCTCATCCTGATGCCGACCGGCAAGTACAGCGGCGTCTCGCGCAAGATCGGCACCGCCGAAGAGCGCAACCGCCTCAAAGCCGTCATGAAACGCATTCGCCCCGAAGGCATGGCGACAGTCGTGCGCACAGCCGCGGCCGGCGTGAGCGAGGCGGAGTTAATTGCCGACCTCGGCGTGCTGATCCGCATGTGGCACGGCATCCTCGAGATGTACAAGCGCGCCGCTGCTCCCGCACTGCTGCACAAAGACATGAACCTCGTCTACAAAGCCGCGCGTGATTTCATCAGCGCGGACGTGGACAAGGTGTTGATTGACAACGAGGAAGAGTACCGCAAGGTCCAGAGCTTCCTGCAGTTACTCGGCCCGCAGTACCTCGATCGCGTTTCCTACTATTCCGGCGGCTCGGCGCTCTTTACCGATTATAAAATCGACGAAGAGCTGCAGCGCCTGATGAAACCGAAGATCAACCTGCCCTCGGGCGGTTCGATCGTTATCGAAACCACCGAAGCGCTGACCGTTATCGACGTGAACTCGGGCAAGTTCACCGGCGGAAAGAACCTCGAAGACACCATCGTTAAAACGAACATCGAAGCCGCGGCCGAAATCGCCCGCCAAGTGCGCCTGCGCGACATCGGCGGCATGATCGTCTGCGACTTCATCGACATGGGCTCCGAAGGCGCGCGCAACAAAGTGATCGCCGTCCTGGAGGAAGGTCTGCGCCGCGACCGCACGCGCGCGACTATCCAGTCGTTCAGCAACCTGGGACTCTTGGAGTTCACGCGCAAACGCGTCGGCAAGGATCTGTCATCGCAGCTGCGCGGTGCGTGCCCGGATTGTAACGGCCTGGGGACGGTTATGTCCGCGCAGTCGGTCGCCATCGACACGCTGCGCAAGATCCGCACGCAGCACTTGATCAACGGCAACAAGCAGCTGCTGATCGAAACCTCGCCAACCGTTGCGGCACAGCTCGAATTCTGGTACGAGGAAGAAGCTCGAACACTTGCCGAGCAAGTGGGCGCGACGATTCACGTGCGCGTCGATCCGCTGCTGCATCCTGAAGACGTGCGCGTTCGCAGCGTGCAAGAGGTTCCGCCGGACGGCGCCGTGCGCGTCGGCGACGAACGCGAAGTCGATCTGTTGCCCGGCCGCCTGCCGAACCCGACGTCCGCGGCGACCGTGCTCGGCACGCGCATCGTTGAAGTCGAGAACGGCGCGAACATGGCCGGCCAAACCGCGCGGATCAAAGTCATCGACGTCGAGGACGATAAAGCGTTGGCCGAACTGGCCGCCGCCGTTCCCGGCGAAAAGAAAAAGCGCCGCCGGCGTCGCGGCGGCAAAGCGCTCACGTCCGCCGAGCAAGCCGAGCAGTTGCGCGAACTCGCGGAAGAAGCTGCCAAGCAATCTTCGGCGCGTCCGCCGATCGGCATTACGACGATCACCGAAGAAGAGGAACGCGAAGACAAAGCGATCGTCGCCGAAGCGAAAGCCGAGCGCGCGCCCGAGGCGATTCTTATCGGCGAAGCTGAAGTGCACGAACCGGGCGGAGGCCGCCGCCGGCGTCGTCGTCGGCGCGGAGGCCGCGGCCGCGGAGGCGCGGGACTCGCCAGAGAGGCCGCGCAGGTCGGCATTCCGCCGACAAGCGCCGTCGCGCAAGTCGAGATTCAGACAACGCCGCCGCCGCAGCAACTGCCTGCCGGCGAAGGCGATCAAACGCATCGCCGCCGCCGTCGTCGCCGTCGTGGCGGCCGGGGCCGCGGAGGTCACGGACAGGTGCAAGGCCAGGGCGCTCCGTTCCCCAATGCGCCCGCACCGCCGCCTCCCGTGCCGGAACGCCACATCTTCCGCGTCGCGCGCGATGGACGCGCCGAGCCGACCGGTCAAACTGCTGCGCCGCAGCCGATCCGTGCAATTGCTCCGTGGAATCGCAAACTGCAGCCGCCCGCGGTCGAACCGCCGCCGCCCGTGTTGCACGCGCCCGAAGAAGTCGTTCAGCCGACGAAACCGGCTCGCCGCCGCCGTACCGCAAAAACCGCGGTCGCAGCGCTAAACGCGGCCCCGGCTGAAGAAAAACCAAAACGCACGCGAACGCGTAAGACGACGGCCGTGAAGAGCACGGCGCGCAAAAAGAAATCGCCGTAA
- the rodA gene encoding rod shape-determining protein RodA: MATLTLSLQAKRYLSHVNWFLVAGSIAITIFGIVIIQSAGLHTDPGEWRKQILYAILGVGVMAAFSRIDYRDLSKFAPALYVIIVLLLAFILRGGHSSHGAQRWISLGPLGTFQPSEPAKLILAISIAWVLCKGEYTKITELWKPLVMVAIPALLVAKQPDLGTALVFLAIMSAQLFFGLPKWQHFAAYALAGAAAAAFAIGTKYVLKPFQKARLLIFLNPKADPQGAGYNLNQSKIAVGSGGWFGRGLHHGTQTQLNFVPEHSTDFIFTVVGEELGFVGTVLLLACYGVLLFGGFIAMVSARDRFGFLLASGIVAMFAFHIVVNIGMTIGIMPITGIPLPFLSYGGSAILTDFAAVGVLLNIYAQKDRGVLGNA; the protein is encoded by the coding sequence ATGGCCACCTTAACCCTTAGCCTCCAAGCAAAGCGCTACTTAAGCCATGTAAACTGGTTCTTGGTTGCCGGCTCGATTGCAATCACGATTTTCGGTATCGTGATCATTCAGTCGGCCGGGCTGCACACGGATCCGGGCGAGTGGCGCAAACAGATTCTCTACGCGATCTTGGGCGTAGGCGTGATGGCTGCCTTTTCGCGCATCGACTATCGCGATCTCTCGAAGTTTGCGCCGGCCCTTTACGTCATCATCGTGCTTCTGCTGGCGTTCATTTTGCGCGGCGGCCATTCGTCGCACGGCGCACAGCGCTGGATCAGCCTCGGGCCCCTCGGCACGTTTCAGCCGTCCGAGCCGGCCAAGCTGATTCTCGCGATCTCGATTGCTTGGGTGTTGTGCAAGGGCGAGTATACGAAGATCACCGAGCTGTGGAAACCGCTCGTCATGGTTGCCATCCCGGCGCTGCTGGTAGCCAAACAGCCGGACCTCGGAACGGCACTCGTTTTTCTGGCCATCATGAGCGCGCAGTTGTTCTTCGGATTGCCAAAGTGGCAGCACTTCGCGGCGTACGCATTGGCCGGTGCTGCAGCCGCGGCTTTCGCCATCGGAACCAAATACGTGCTCAAACCATTCCAAAAAGCGCGCTTGCTGATCTTTTTGAATCCAAAGGCCGATCCGCAGGGCGCCGGTTACAACCTCAACCAATCGAAGATTGCGGTCGGGAGCGGCGGCTGGTTCGGGCGCGGCTTGCATCACGGTACGCAGACGCAGCTGAACTTCGTGCCGGAACACTCCACCGATTTTATCTTCACGGTCGTCGGCGAGGAGTTGGGCTTCGTCGGCACGGTGCTGCTGTTGGCGTGCTACGGCGTGCTGCTGTTCGGCGGTTTCATCGCAATGGTGAGCGCGCGCGATCGGTTCGGTTTTCTGCTAGCCAGCGGCATCGTTGCGATGTTCGCGTTTCACATCGTCGTGAACATCGGCATGACGATCGGCATCATGCCGATCACCGGCATCCCGTTGCCCTTCCTGTCCTACGGCGGTTCGGCCATCCTGACGGACTTCGCGGCCGTCGGCGTGCTGCTGAATATTTACGCGCAAAAAGACCGCGGGGTTTTGGGTAACGCATAG
- the minE gene encoding cell division topological specificity factor MinE, whose amino-acid sequence MTFTEVMNRLNRFFGRENSGATAKERLRLVLMSDHLSLAPDMIEQMKHDLVAVVSRYMEVDRDKIDVRFEHQDRVFAMLANVPIISVNRTPSPPTSRPRRRRRRKSAAQQDLQPAQSTINPAPAT is encoded by the coding sequence ATGACGTTCACCGAGGTAATGAACCGCCTCAACCGCTTCTTCGGCCGCGAGAACTCCGGCGCGACCGCCAAGGAGCGCTTGCGCCTGGTGCTGATGTCGGATCACCTTTCGCTGGCGCCCGACATGATCGAGCAGATGAAGCACGACCTCGTTGCGGTGGTTTCGCGGTACATGGAAGTCGATCGCGACAAAATCGACGTGCGTTTCGAACATCAGGATCGCGTCTTTGCGATGCTGGCGAACGTGCCGATCATTTCCGTGAACCGGACGCCGTCGCCGCCCACGAGCCGTCCGCGCCGCCGCCGCCGTCGCAAATCAGCAGCTCAACAAGACTTGCAGCCGGCGCAATCGACGATTAATCCGGCGCCGGCGACGTAG
- the minD gene encoding septum site-determining protein MinD, with product MVFPLREPYDVAAQPTISAAPVKLGRAIVVTSGKGGVGKTTTTANLGTALAKRGVSVALVDADVGLRNLDILLGLESRVRYHLLDVLEEKAELDDALVRDKHTPNLYLLAAAQAREKDEVDTESMRDLIEELRERFDYVLIDCPAGIEMGFKNAVVGAQEAIVVCTPEVSAVRDVDRVVGLLGNAFQPKLIINRVRPQLVRKGKMLSVEDVNSILRLPLLGVIADDPDVIVSTNKGDPIALRTDSQVGNAYHSIAARVAGEDVPAPMVEYKETFMDKLGSFLGGRR from the coding sequence ATGGTGTTTCCGCTCCGCGAACCCTACGATGTCGCTGCTCAGCCCACGATCTCGGCCGCACCGGTGAAGCTCGGGCGCGCGATCGTCGTCACGTCGGGCAAAGGCGGCGTCGGCAAAACGACGACTACCGCCAATCTGGGGACGGCGTTGGCCAAGCGCGGCGTCAGCGTTGCGCTGGTCGATGCGGACGTCGGTCTACGGAATCTCGACATCCTGCTCGGCCTCGAGAGCCGCGTGCGCTATCACTTGCTCGACGTGCTCGAAGAAAAAGCCGAACTCGACGACGCGCTCGTGCGCGACAAGCACACGCCGAATCTCTATTTGCTGGCCGCCGCGCAAGCGCGCGAAAAAGACGAAGTGGATACGGAGTCGATGCGCGACCTCATCGAAGAGCTGCGCGAACGCTTCGACTACGTGCTGATCGATTGTCCGGCCGGCATCGAGATGGGATTCAAGAATGCAGTCGTTGGCGCGCAGGAAGCGATCGTTGTCTGCACGCCTGAGGTTTCGGCAGTGCGCGACGTCGATCGTGTTGTAGGCCTGCTCGGCAACGCATTCCAGCCGAAGCTGATTATCAACCGCGTGCGTCCGCAACTGGTGCGCAAAGGCAAGATGCTTTCAGTCGAAGACGTCAACTCGATTCTGCGGCTGCCGCTGCTCGGCGTGATCGCGGATGATCCCGATGTGATCGTTTCGACAAACAAGGGCGACCCGATCGCGCTGCGCACCGATTCGCAAGTCGGCAACGCCTATCACTCGATCGCCGCGCGCGTCGCGGGCGAAGACGTGCCCGCGCCGATGGTCGAGTACAAGGAAACCTTCATGGACAAACTTGGATCATTTCTGGGAGGCCGCCGATGA
- the minD gene encoding septum site-determining protein MinD, whose translation MKARKIVLTSGKGGVGKTTATVNIGAALAKRGHRVILVDTDIGLRNLDLVLGLEKRIVFDLVEVIEGRCQVRQALIKDKRFESLAILPAAQTRNKDAITEDQMARLIDELADMADYVLIDCPAGIEGGFRNAIAGADEAIVVTTPEVSAIRDADRVIGKLAEKNIPMRLILNRIRPEMVRTGDMLSIDDVCEILSIELLGIIPDDEEIIDTTNRGEPLVLGEGYRLRGIYEKIVRRLEGDLIPFTNLETPGFFGRLFGTLKAG comes from the coding sequence GTGAAAGCTCGCAAGATCGTCCTCACCTCGGGAAAAGGCGGCGTCGGCAAGACGACCGCCACCGTCAACATCGGCGCGGCGCTGGCCAAACGCGGCCATCGCGTGATCCTGGTCGACACCGACATCGGTTTGCGCAATCTGGATCTGGTCTTGGGTTTGGAGAAACGCATCGTTTTCGATCTGGTCGAAGTGATCGAGGGCCGCTGCCAAGTGCGCCAAGCACTGATCAAAGACAAGCGCTTTGAATCGCTGGCGATTCTCCCGGCCGCGCAGACGCGCAATAAAGATGCGATCACCGAGGACCAAATGGCCCGACTGATCGACGAACTCGCGGACATGGCCGACTATGTGCTGATCGACTGCCCGGCCGGCATCGAAGGCGGTTTCCGCAATGCCATCGCGGGAGCCGACGAAGCCATCGTCGTGACGACGCCGGAGGTGAGTGCGATTCGCGACGCGGACCGCGTCATCGGCAAGCTGGCCGAAAAGAATATTCCGATGCGGCTGATTCTCAATCGCATCCGGCCGGAGATGGTGCGTACCGGCGACATGCTTTCGATCGACGACGTCTGCGAGATTCTCTCGATCGAATTGCTCGGCATCATTCCCGACGACGAAGAGATCATCGACACGACCAACCGCGGCGAGCCGCTGGTGCTGGGCGAAGGCTACCGCCTGCGCGGCATCTATGAAAAGATCGTGCGCCGCCTGGAAGGCGATCTCATACCCTTTACCAACCTCGAGACGCCCGGTTTCTTCGGCCGTCTCTTCGGCACACTGAAAGCAGGCTGA
- the minC gene encoding septum site-determining protein MinC, whose product MAVLRGKGLGLEIALGERDFEEALAELESKLGERPGFYSGAQATAALGRASPSDDQLARLRTLLGGHGVVLEALSGEAHVGALAVAQGLRYVADLDGGEELARRRALRPKRELQLSDAARSLVADFAGARADIAVRRSRGESSVRRLVPEPPPVVAVPEAEPVAPATLYHVGTLRGGQALHNVGNIVVIGDVNPGAELIAGGDIAVFGSLRGVAHAGAQGDAGARVYAVDLAPTQLRIATLIAAEAGAREAGKQPEAACVQNDRIMIVPLDRVGIVQKKTKEKVE is encoded by the coding sequence ATGGCGGTGTTGCGCGGTAAAGGGCTGGGCTTGGAGATCGCTTTAGGAGAGCGTGATTTCGAGGAAGCTCTGGCCGAATTGGAGAGCAAGCTCGGCGAGCGGCCTGGATTTTACTCCGGGGCGCAAGCGACCGCTGCGCTGGGGCGCGCGAGCCCTTCGGATGACCAGCTCGCGCGGCTGCGCACGCTTTTAGGCGGCCATGGGGTCGTTCTCGAGGCGTTGAGCGGCGAGGCGCACGTCGGAGCCCTGGCCGTAGCGCAAGGCCTGCGCTACGTCGCGGACCTCGACGGCGGTGAGGAGCTTGCACGGCGGCGCGCGCTGCGTCCGAAGAGGGAGCTGCAGCTTTCGGACGCGGCGCGGTCGCTGGTGGCCGACTTTGCGGGGGCCCGCGCCGACATCGCCGTGCGCCGCAGCCGCGGCGAGAGCAGCGTGCGCAGGCTCGTTCCCGAGCCGCCGCCCGTTGTGGCGGTTCCCGAAGCCGAACCGGTCGCGCCGGCCACGCTGTACCACGTGGGCACCTTACGCGGCGGGCAAGCGCTTCATAACGTCGGCAACATCGTGGTGATTGGCGACGTGAATCCGGGCGCCGAGTTGATCGCCGGCGGCGATATCGCCGTTTTCGGATCGTTGCGCGGCGTCGCGCACGCCGGAGCGCAAGGTGATGCGGGAGCGCGCGTCTACGCGGTGGATTTGGCGCCGACGCAACTGCGGATCGCGACGCTGATCGCGGCCGAAGCCGGCGCGCGCGAGGCCGGCAAACAGCCCGAAGCGGCTTGCGTGCAGAATGATCGAATCATGATCGTGCCGCTCGATCGCGTCGGCATCGTGCAAAAGAAAACCAAGGAGAAGGTGGAGTGA